In a genomic window of Phaeodactylum tricornutum CCAP 1055/1 chromosome 6, whole genome shotgun sequence:
- a CDS encoding predicted protein: MFLPGRAAQQEKQEKRLVLKQIEQWCELLVPERLRSDVVVSVQEVQCGDPQCSPIDTAITIVFESGGQGMMGLPMEAKEVTEEELQHVFPPAEILEKWYRGEDAEWPVEEPLELRFEVGFQVLCRVGPTEWAPGVVKELWYREPSWPEGSFAPYKIRLGDGRDIYAPADVDQIIRLNPAVEQPKIANNTTALSNREAATTTE, translated from the exons ATGTTTTTGCCCGGTCGTGCGGCACAGCAAGAAAAGCAGGAGAAAAGACTTGTGTTGAAGCAGATTGAACAATGGTGTGAACTTCTCGTGCCGGAACGGCTGCGTTCTGACGTTGTCGTCAGCGTTCAAGAAGTTCAGTGCGGAGATCCGCAGTGTTCTCCGATTGATACCGCCATTACGATCGTGTTCGAAAG TGGTGGTCAAGGCATGATGGGACTACCAATGGAAGCCAAAGAGGTCACCGAGGAGGAATTACAACACGTGTTCCCACCAGCAGAGATTCTGGAAAAGTGGTACAGAGGTGAGGACGCGGAGTGGCCCGTAGAGGAGCCTTTAGAACTACGATTCGAGGTGGGATTTCAGGTTCTCTGTCGCGTGGGGCCGACGGAATGGGCACCGGGTGTAGTCAAGGAGCTGTGGTACCGAGAACCGTCGTGGCCAGAAGGCAGCTTTGCTCCTTACAAAATTCGATTGGGAGATGGAAGGGATATTTACGCACCAGCTGATGTCGACCAGATTATAAGGCTAAATCCAGCTGTGGAACAACCGAAAATAGCCAATAATACGACAGCTTTGTCGAACAGAGAAGCAGCGACTACAACCGAATAA
- a CDS encoding predicted protein: MKSNQGKGNKKPIPDINLASGGSVLVIPSGSDDSNRKASNETDATSFPHPKEALIAQEASRCTYTNFSRNASSESVRGRTSKDLAHTFPIKLHGILSNPEFQDIIAWLPHGRAWRILQHKAFEEKVIPLYFRHGRYSSFARQVNGWGFRRITHGPDYNAYYHEMFLRGLPHLCSEMKRLTPRDINKNQKDDSPLPDFYSLSRDHPLPEASSTVGKTLLPIPASVPGTIPPASFSLGNQMSTFQGPAPAAFSALAGLNLSSLSSLFGQTAAPIPPPETVDMDSLDKHRNDILQQMIGLISSQGSARLPAAVPAPTASAPTPSTPDSLVAALLSQAGLNPSILAQLGINHGRSSSRISPPIPTQVVSGSPWNGNAFPQISNPQPSPTPPSSTMVNTSDLARLLALQHQSIAPAPINSAQAPPQVSSNSLDLARLLGWGAAATNQTSTAQSPALSDTNSMTAALLQLQRQITEGAYSAPIQAQHPGTVPIPTAVNPDLLTLQRQLLEAQFGGNNGLLAALGLGTHSTNSGGAPTNNSNGIP, from the coding sequence ATGAAGTCAAatcaaggaaaaggcaacAAGAAACCAATACCAGATATAAATTTAGCATCAGGCGGTTCGGTGTTGGTAATTCCGTCCGGTAGCGATGATAGTAACCGGAAAGCTTCAAACGAGACGGATGCGACTAGCTTTCCGCATCCGAAAGAGGCATTGATTGCGCAAGAAGCCTCAAGATGCACGTACACGAACTTCTCCCGCAACGCCTCTTCTGAATCTGTACGCGGGCGGACGTCCAAAGATCTTGCTCATACATTTCCAATCAAGCTTCACGGTATATTGTCAAATCCTGAATTTCAGGACATCATAGCGTGGCTCCCCCACGGCCGAGCATGGAGAATCCTTCAGCATAAGGCATTTGAAGAGAAGGTTATTCCCTTGTACTTTCGACATGGACGGTATTCCTCTTTTGCACGACAAGTCAACGGCTGGGGCTTCAGGCGTATCACACATGGTCCGGACTACAACGCCTACTACCACGAGATGTTTCTCCGAGGTTTACCTCATTTATGCAGCGAAATGAAGCGTCTTACTCCAAGGGATATCAACAAGAACCAGAAAGATGACTCTCCGCTACCTGACTTTTATTCTTTAAGCAGAGACCACCCATTACCGGAAGCTAGCAGCACAGTTGGTAAAACACTGCTCCCTATACCTGCTAGCGTTCCAGGAACAATCCCGCCAGCCTCCTTTAGTCTGGGAAATCAGATGTCAACTTTTCAGGGCCCTGCACCTGCCGCGTTTTCGGCGCTCGCAGGTTTAAACCTATCTAGCCTTTCCAGCTTGTTTGGTCAAACTGCTGCCCCAATACCTCCTCCTGAGACTGTTGACATGGACTCCCTTGACAAGCATCGAAACGACATTTTACAACAGATGATTGGACTTATTAGCTCTCAAGGATCAGCGAGACTTCCGGCTGCTGTACCTGCTCCGACCGCTTCCGCCCCCACTCCGTCCACCCCAGATTCGCTTGTCGCCGCTCTACTTAGCCAGGCAGGGTTGAACCCCTCAATTCTAGCACAGCTAGGCATCAATCATGGCAGAAGCTCCAGCAGAATCAGCCCCCCAATACCCACGCAAGTCGTGTCTGGCTCTCCTTGGAACGGGAACGCTTTCCCTCAGATTAGCAATCCGCAACCTTCGCCTACTCCTCCAAGTTCGACGATGGTAAATACTTCGGACTTAGCAAGACTACTTGCTCTACAACATCAAAGCATTGCGCCCGCGCCAATTAACTCTGCACAAGCCCCGCCACAAGTCAGCTCAAATTCACTAGATCTTGCTCGTCTTTTAGGATGGGGTGCAGCCGCCACTAATCAGACGTCTACGGCGCAATCTCCGGCTCTGAGCGACACAAACAGCATGACTGCAGCTCTTCTTCAGCTGCAACGACAGATCACGGAGGGTGCATACTCCGCTCCAATTCAAGCTCAACATCCCGGTACAGTACCAATACCAACAGCCGTAAATCCGGATTTATTGACGCTGCAACGACAGCTACTGGAAGCACAGTTTGGTGGAAACAACGGCCTTCTGGCTGCCTTGGGATTGGGAACGCATTCCACCAATAGTGGCGGCGCGCCCACCAACAATAGCAATGGCATTCCCTGA
- a CDS encoding predicted protein: protein MSIWKGAAGLTLSCLLISTYGFTIPLPKAGLHWTMLRTDLNVPRGKTISERMHGRKSSIDGFHSLFSSKKLEDWESVDQRHETSQSEDSPKTEGQNSAFDEYNTWCRCIDETVASLVKKQNALEKELEKANDVEQTVIRAQLLTANLFKFKGGVTCAAVQDWHNNGTKLELILNPRYKTAALEADALFKRARKLKRGSAVISDLLDETHNALTFLSEIRTDFGTIEHGDSSKIDVDMLKLFQDRLLQSSRRTGFKAPMEDSSTVSTAGTMNRARKAAVGTPASNLRKLTSPAGCTIVVGRNRRGNEYLTFSMARGNDIWLHSRGCPGAHVLIQQRRGSAQVTEECLQLAADLAVFYSDARREQRADVMAAEPKHILKPRGSPLGTVKVREEWKVLAGFPDNVPRELKEAREESGQLEEYRAANKAKHRKRNKEATKQQKAKERSKTTN from the exons ATGAGCATTTGGAAGGGAGCTGCAGGTTTGACGCTTTCATGCTTGCTTATTTCGACCTATGGGTTTACAATACCATTGCCAAAGGCGGGCCTGCATTGGACCATGCTTCGTACCGATCTGAATGTTCCACGTGGGAAGACCATAAGCGAACGAATGCATGGACGCAAATCATCCATCGATGGATTTCATAGTTTATTTAGTTCGAAGAAGCTCGAGGATTGGGAATCCGTCGATCAAAGACATGAGACGTCACAATCTGAAGATTCTCCAAAAACAGAAGGCCAAAATTCAGCTTTCGATGAATACAATACGTGGTGCCGGTGTATCGATGAGACAGTGGCGTCATTGGTCAAAAAGCAGAACGCTCTCGAGAAAGAGCTGGAAAAAGCAAACGACGTTGAGCAGACAGTTATTCGAGCTCAGCTTCTCACAGCCAACTTGTTCAAGTTTAAAGGTGGAGTCACGTGCGCTGCAGTTCAAGACTGGCATAACAATGGCACTAAATTGGAATTGATTCTAAACCCTCGGTACAAAACTGCGGCCCTTGAAGCTGATGCTCTCTTCAAGCGGGCACGCAAATTGAAACGAGGATCAGCTGTGATTTCCGACTTACTCGACGAAACACACAACGCCTTGACTTTTTTATCAGAGATCAGAACGGATTTCGGCACCATAGAACACGGTGATAGCTCAAAGATTGACGTTGACATGCTTAAATTGTTTCAGGATCGATTGCTTCAGTCCTCGAGAAGAACTGGCTTCAAAGCCCCCATGGAAGACTCGTCTACCGTCTCCACAGCAGGCACCATGAACCGTGCGAGGAAAGCTGCGGTTGGAACGCCTGCTTCGAATCTGCGAAAGCTGACTTCACCAGCAGGCTgcacaattgttgttgggaGAAATCGAAGAGGGAATGAATATTTGACTTTCAGCATGGCTCGAGGCAATGATATTTGGTTGCA CTCCCGAGGTTGTCCCGGTGCCCATGTACTCATTCAACAGCGTCGCGGGAGTGCACAAGTGACAGAAGAATGCCTCCAGCTAGCTGCAGACTTGGCTGTATTTTATAGTGATGCGCGTAGGGAGCAGCGAGCGGATGTAATGGCCGCGGAACCCAAGCACATACTAAAGCCCCGCGGGTCTCCATTAGGTACAGTCAAGGTTCGGGAAGAATGGAAGGTGCTAGCTGGATTTCCCGACAATGTCCCACGCGAGCTCAAAGAAGCCCGCGAAGAGTCAGGCCAGCTGGAAGAATACCGTGCGGCCAACAAGGCAAAGCATCGCAAGCGGAACAAGGAAGCTACGAAACAGCAGAAGGCGAAAGAACGGTCAAAAACAACCAACTGA
- a CDS encoding predicted protein: protein MSSPTSVIRPTEDKQIRSKLLNKLGIYDAPPSTKAPPPMTAAQNRRLRILRGMGVGYTINPSPPDGSAVRPPLNGVTPFQEPLKSDSPMAHTRRKSQKIVFVDEVEVLPIPTRYEYSDRIKSRIWSNRYELQENAERNALEFAAEGWNWRNVTEDEGMYICSVSGELVHPIHLQHLMDEEQPSGPQATLERGTPVHSNP, encoded by the coding sequence ATGAGTTCTCCCACATCAGTGATCCGCCCTACCGAAGACAAACAAATCCGTTCCAAACTACTCAACAAATTAGGTATTTACGATGCTCCACCGTCAACGAAAGCACCACCGCCGATGACGGCTGCTCAGAACCGTCGATTGCGCATACTGCGTGGAATGGGCGTAGGCTACACCATCAACCCATCGCCTCCCGACGGAAGTGCCGTGCGACCTCCGCTAAATGGTGTCACCCCATTTCAGGAACCTCTCAAGTCCGATTCCCCGATGGCTCATACTAGACGCAAGTCCCAAAAGATCGTGTTCGTCGACGAGGTAGAAGTTCTACCAATCCCGACTCGCTACGAGTATTCCGATCGTATTAAGTCTCGGATTTGGTCTAACCGCTACGAACTCCAGGAAAATGCCGAACGCAATGCCCTAGAATTCGCAGCTGAAGGCTGGAACTGGCGCAACGTCACCGAAGACGAGGGCATGTACATTTGTTCCGTCTCAGGGGAACTAGTGCATCCGATCCACCTCCAACACTTAATGGACGAGGAACAGCCCAGTGGTCCACAAGCGACTTTGGAGCGAGGCACGCCTGTTCACAGCAACCCATAG
- a CDS encoding predicted protein, whose amino-acid sequence SLIRKYLTEAVYNDLKDKETTNGVCLDHMIRGAVSLPWGAKPPRGIGGVYAGDAESYQVFAPLLDPLIEDHHHADYRLRGQLRRHRTNLNPRQLLQQRLDPDGQYILYTRMRLARSIEGFRFSPCISVAERRQVEAILKNCIKDWKHGNKDSEYISVMNMTNEQHQSLLQRQLLFPDPDPFALCAGTHRDWPDARGVYCDDWQDPKILIWCNGEDHLWIISNAKGGDVQGVFTRLSTSVWALETSLEGRGHAFVEDKRLGFLNASPTNIGPALRASVFVKLVRLGRHPDFENLIRRLKLEARVYEETDRRYTGIFDIANSEALGKSEVELINVMIEGVGKLIELEKSLENGDVLDLNAA is encoded by the coding sequence TCTTTGATTCGAAAGTACTTGACTGAGGCCGTGTACAACGATCTTAAAGACAAGGAAACGACCAATGGTGTATGCTTGGACCATATGATTCGTGGAGCGGTGTCTCTACCATGGGGTGCCAAACCTCCCCGAGGGATTGGGGGAGTATATGCCGGTGATGCCGAATCGTATCAAGTTTTTGCCCCGCTGCTTGACCCACTTATTGAAGACCATCATCATGCGGACTACCGTCTCCGAGGTCAGCTTCGACGACACCGCACAAATCTTAATCCGCGGCAGCTCCTCCAGCAGCGACTTGACCCCGATGGCCAATACATTCTATACACACGTATGCGTCTAGCACGCTCGATCGAGGGATTTCGCTTCTCGCCTTGCATTAGTGTGGCAGAGCGACGGCAGGTTGAAGCTATATTGAAAAATTGTATAAAGGACTGGAAGCATGGTAATAAAGACTCGGAATATATATCTGTGATGAACATGACAAATGAACAGCATCAGAGTCTACTACAAAGGCAGCTCTTATTCCCTGATCCCGATCCCTTTGCTCTGTGTGCTGGTACACACCGTGACTGGCCGGACGCTCGCGGAGTGTACTGTGATGATTGGCAGGATCCCAAGATATTGATATGGTGCAATGGGGAAGATCATCTGTGGATTATCAGTAACGCCAAGGGTGGGGATGTCCAGGGTGTTTTTACTCGATTGTCGACGTCCGTGTGGGCACTGGAGACTTCGTTGGAGGGACGCGGGCATGCTTTCGTCGAAGACAAACGCCTGGGATTCCTCAACGCATCACCGACCAATATCGGACCAGCCCTTCGTGCTAGCGTCTTCGTCAAGTTAGTTCGTCTAGGTCGACATCCAGATTTTGAAAACTTGATTCGGCGACTGAAGTTGGAAGCTCGTGTGTACGAGGAAACTGATAGGCGATACACAGGTATATTCGATATCGCAAACTCCGAAGCCCTTGGCAAGAGCGAAGTGGAATTGATCAATGTAATGATCGAAGGTGTCGGCAAACTCATAGAACTTGAGAAAAGTTTGGAAAACGGTGACGTACTAGACTTGAATGCAGCCTAA
- a CDS encoding predicted protein, with translation MRYSRQKSSDRETYDSSRMRLSTDPVSGSEECRMSISIMSPGKTPSSFSNQSIRPNITPSPIRHQVSSSAFSTPSRSSVGPLQQSTMQASSPLSPNRFPLSMPLSADGLSLRQRLTKAKTKQARQLFRLQNTCQTNLHPNIVLHRGPPRDGAPQVSNERKLVSELHAVNDLSRPTSNQTGATTVSSAIRSLGVLSSLYRLDELESPGQVDTFTDSEAQVDNENLDAKAVAGSAVFTQSQLDNVHSGDKAKAAPNSLHSEFNEDLPLLPEVSQSTDTFTKPIPPQMLYHHAPTSDIPAKKLTPLQGHPTSLARLASTDRNGGTPECTWIASMPVQLPNERRKGPWTKGEKLANAEKLKRWKAKRTMAEGKNWKGTGLCSSSGELLDNKTYATSREASTQCNAIFSVFETAFQGRCAPVQCELSRIIAASKQFDEERTQRVDTTNLEFSEEDDSAEIRGLASRNGNFAADSTLPSAVRPQSRLLLNLEMKSGPILTDASVSIPCGQSKVSDVNILEIHDENYISTFILKIVNFGTPLLLHKQQRKEKCSKALSIVAFLRKGQQECDWSFSGPSLEWVAEDDVPLKTVNVFAIKKIERASSLHLENYPFAMPQRSMILTLKDGSIHVFEAQSESGADCFVFGIRWVIARLSFNLIIGNQEVSCELIDIGMKEGKKSLDAWLLDETKWTRAMNGVSNNMVDNL, from the coding sequence ATGCGTTATTCGCGACAAAAATCGTCGGATCGAGAAACCTATGATTCGTCCAGAATGAGATTGTCCACCGATCCGGTATCTGGCAGTGAAGAATGCCGCATGTCTATTTCTATTATGTCTCCAGGAAAGACACCGTCATCTTTTTCCAACCAAAGTATCCGACCAAACATTACACCTTCACCAATCCGACACCAAGTCTCGTCGTCAGCATTTTCGACGCCTAGTCGGAGTTCGGTTGGGCCATTGCAACAATCGACAATGCAGGCCTCGTCACCTTTGAGCCCGAACAGATTCCCTTTATCGATGCCATTAAGTGCTGACGGACTCTCGCTTCGTCAAAGACTGACGAAGGCAAAAACCAAGCAGGCTAGACAACTTTTTCGTCTGCAGAATACTTGTCAAACCAATTTGCACCCCAACATCGTGTTACATCGCGGACCTCCCCGTGACGGAGCGCCTCAAGTTAGCAATGAGCGGAAACTTGTGTCGGAACTCCATGCGGTAAACGATTTGAGTAGACCGACGTCAAATCAGACGGGGGCCACAACTGTGTCCTCAGCTATTCGTTCACTAGGAGTTCTTTCATCATTGTATCGACTAGACGAGCTTGAATCCCCGGGACAAGTGGACACgtttactgacagtgaagctcaggttgacaatgaaaattTAGACGCAAAAGCTGTTGCAGGGAGCGCAGTATTTACACAAAGTCAGTTGGATAACGTGCATTCCGGAGACAAAGCCAAAGCAGCACCAAATAGTCTTCATTCCGAGTTCAACGAGGACCTTCCCCTCCTTCCTGAAGTATCACAGTCCACTGACACCTTTACAAAACCAATCCCCCCACAAATGCTGTACCACCATGCACCTACGAGTGACATACCTGCAAAGAAACTGACCCCTCTGCAAGGACATCCAACTAGTTTGGCGAGATTGGCATCTACAGATCGTAATGGCGGGACTCCAGAGTGTACCTGGATAGCTTCTATGCCTGTGCAACTTCCCAATGAAAGAAGGAAAGGACCGTGGACAAAAGGTGAAAAGCTCGCAAATGCAGAAAAGCTAAAGCGCTGGAAAGCGAAAAGGACAATGGCCGAAGGGAAAAATTGGAAAGGCACAGGTCTTTGCAGCAGCTCAGGCGAACTATTAGACAACAAAACGTACGCAACAAGCCGGGAAGCATCGACTCAATGCAATGCAATCTTTTCAGTCTTCGAGACGGCGTTTCAAGGACGTTGTGCTCCTGTGCAATGTGAACTATCTCGTATTATAGCTGCTTCAAAACAATTTGATGAGGAGAGGACGCAAAGAGTTGATACTACTAACTTGGAATTtagtgaagaagacgataGTGCAGAGATAAGAGGTTTGGCATCTAGAAATGGCAATTTTGCAGCAGATTCAACACTCCCTTCGGCCGTTCGACCACAAAGTCGCCTTCTCTTAAACTTGGAGATGAAATCCGGTCCGATTTTGACTGATGCCTCTGTCTCCATTCCATGTGGTCAGTCAAAGGTGTCGGACGTGAATATCCTCGAGATCCACGACGAAAACTATATCAGTACTTTCATCTTGAAAATAGTTAATTTTGGAACCCCTTTGCTTTTGCACAaacagcaaaggaaagaaaaatgTTCAAAAGCATTAAGCATTGTGGCTTTCTTGAGAAAAGGGCAACAAGAATGCGACTGGTCGTTTTCTGGTCCTTCTCTTGAATGGGTGGCAGAGGATGACGTTCCTCTCAAGACTGTTAACGTCTTCGCTATAAAGAAAATCGAGAGAGCCTCGTCTCTTCATCTTGAAAACTACCCTTTCGCGATGCCACAACGAAGCATGATTTTAACACTCAAGGACGGTTCCATCCATGTGTTCGAAGCTCAGAGTGAAAGCGGAGCTGATTGCTTCGTCTTTGGAATTCGATGGGTAATTGCTCGGCTATCATTTAATTTGATTATTGGGAACCAGGAGGTTAGCTGTGAGTTGATTGACATAGGTATgaaagaaggaaagaaaTCTCTAGATGCATGGCTTCTCGACGAGACGAAATGGACACGAGCTATGAATGGTGTGTCGAACAACATGGTCGACAACCTATAG
- a CDS encoding predicted protein — MDEIARDEVYCHLTARRAVARAALHLGIDTMSQEALDTTGDVLLAYLERIGKILAVSVEASGRSSAHCHALDCIRAVEACTEAAVQRIHVDSRPHSGDDVAHTNTAKSPTEQLSWKGLAEFCFGPDWHLSDQQRQGSRGQGGAGGKVGPSATGNDTSTNRGWNAPFPDEIPDFPLASATTANPHTLSSSVSKGFHRPDLSDNDGSPMIRPKDDIPDSVFTGRWGSLDEPITFAADTSMNSKKRKIRDDELDPEGSLKKAKDNQGQGRLRDTFSSEDSGTPLYIPSFFPPFPQSASGASRIVVDTEAAPHQPLPAIEAASPPAPTEPLTNVRSALIQLGRHQYWGSGWDETLRNVGDLAVPSGPAEAGTASQQIVPLGRASGSRVARILEGSMEPMVPIG; from the coding sequence ATGGATGAAATAGCGCGGGATGAGGTGTATTGCCATTTAACGGCACGCCGCGCAGTCGCTCGAGCAGCCTTGCATCTGGGCATCGACACCATGTCACAGGAGGCCTTGGACACAACGGGCGATGTGCTGTTAGCTTATCTGGAACGCATCGGAAAAATCCTTGCGGTATCAGTGGAAGCATCCGGACGTTCCAGTGCGCACTGTCACGCGTTGGATTGCATTCGGGCCGTCGAGGCCTGTACGGAGGCCGCCGTCCAACGAATTCACGTCGATTCGCGACCGCACAGTGGCGACGACGTAGCGCACACGAACACGGCCAAATCTCCCACGGAGCAGCTGTCTTGGAAAGGTCTAGCAGAATTTTGTTTCGGGCCGGATTGGCACCTGTCAGACCAGCAACGGCAAGGTTCTCGCGGCCAGGGCGGGGCCGGTGGGAAAGTGGGTCCTTCGGCTACCGGTAACGATACGAGCACCAACCGTGGATGGAACGCTCCGTTTCCGGACGAAATTCCGGATTTCCCTTTGGCTTCCGCAACTACCGCCAATCCGCACACACTGTCCTCGTCCGTATCCAAAGGCTTTCATCGACCTGATCTTTCGGACAACGATGGATCTCCGATGATTCGACCCAAGGATGATATTCCCGACTCAGTGTTTACCGGACGGTGGGGGAGTTTGGACGAGCCGATCACATTTGCAGCAGACACGTCAATGAATAGTAAAAAACGTAAAATACGGGACGACGAATTGGATCCGGAAGGTTCActgaaaaaggccaaggacAACCAGGGCCAAGGACGACTGCGGGACACCTTCTCGTCGGAAGATTCTGGAACGCCCTTATACATTCCCTCATTCTTTCCACCCTTTCCACAAAGTGCGAGTGGAGCATCACGCATCGTTGTGGATACCGAAGCTGCACCACATCAACCTCTCCCGGCGATCGAGGCGGCGTCTCCGCCAGCTCCGACGGAGCCATTGACGAACGTGCGTTCGGCGCTGATCCAGTTGGGACGTCATCAGTACTGGGGCTCGGGATGGGATGAGACACTCCGGAATGTCGGAGATCTCGCGGTACCGTCCGGTCCGGCGGAAGCAGGAACCGCATCGCAGCAGATTGTTCCGTTGGGACGGGCGAGCGGATCTCGGGTCGCGCGCATCCTGGAGGGCAGCATGGAGCCCATGGTTCCGATCGGCTAG
- a CDS encoding predicted protein: protein MTAHIVRRQLAHRKLPMHYGLRPHHAPTAEQDKGRSRLWNQLGGIYPKTPPAKASAGSASHRNDVCSVLALKEARRIVTPLRLPDTHSATRGRIRFAETVTVVEIPDRHCYADDKDAIWNSCREIREMARRNRIEFAFEGHDIDNVVDDADFLVRNGFHVHPAHAASE, encoded by the coding sequence ATGACGGCACACATTGTTCGCCGACAGTTGGCTCACCGCAAGCTCCCCATGCACTACGGACTGCGTCCGCACCACGCTCCCACCGCCGAACAAGACAAGGGACGATCACGACTCTGGAATCAACTCGGTGGAATCTACCCCAAGACTCCGCCCGCGAAAGCTTCCGCGGGATCGGCGTCACATCGGAACGACGTTTGCTCCGTCCTGGCCCTCAAGGAAGCACGGCGGATTGTTACACCGCTGCGGTTGCCGGACACGCACAGCGCCACACGCGGACGCATTCGCTTCGCCGAAACCGTCACGGTTGTAGAAATCCCCGATCGACACTGCTACGCCGACGACAAGGACGCCATCTGGAACAGTTGCCGCGAAATCCGAGAAATGGCCCGACGTAACCGTATCGAGTTCGCTTTTGAAGGCCACGATATCGACAACGTCGTGGACGACGCCGACTTTTTGGTCCGCAACGGCTTCCACGTGCATCCCGCACACGCTGCATCCGAGTAG